From the genome of Penaeus monodon isolate SGIC_2016 chromosome 11, NSTDA_Pmon_1, whole genome shotgun sequence:
taaacagaagaaggggaaaaggtatgGAGGAGAtatatgaagaggaagaagagaagaaggaggaggaagcagagagaggagtgGTAAGAGcgcaaaaaaaagatttattaatctatttatctatttatctgtctatcacccattcgtttatttatctatatatctattcatctattcattatcCTTTATCCatcgatttgtctgtctgtttatcttatgCTGATGGTCTGGTGGCTGCGTATTTTCCCGATTTCTGTCCAACCTCTATTTCTATTGCGTTTTTTAAACTGTTGGTTTATACGTGTTTAAATAGTGCTAAATCttgttgtttttcctctctctacctctcacattaataaaacaaatactaaATGGTGAAaaggacagataaaaaaaaaaatctatacatacatacatccatctttctctctctccttctacacacacacacacagacacagacacacacacacacacacacacacacacacacacacacacacacacacacacacacacacacacacacacacacacacacacgagaaaaatCGACCCACTCACGATATCTCTTCGACGGCCTCAGCTTGTGCATGTCGGGCAGGAATCCGACCTCGCCGAGCATCTCCTCCGCGTCGCCGTGAGCGCCGCCGAACGCCTGAGCAGGCTGTTGCAGACTATGACTCGAGTGCAGATCCTGTGCAGTGTCCAGGAGCTTGGCGGCGTCGGGGCGGGGCGGCAGGTGCAGGCCTAAGGTCTTGCCCACGGCGTCTGTGAGTCCCGCAGGATCCCCGTAGGTGTCTAGGGTCCATGCGGGCTCCGCGTCGTACTCGAGGTTGAAGGGAAGCAGAATGCGGGCGGGGAGGGCGGCGCCCATACACAGGCCGACGGTCAGGAGCCCCAGACACGCCCACGTGCTCACGACCATGGCTGGGGAGGCCGGGGGAGGGGCGTTAGTGAGGAGGAAAGGGCCGGGGAAACGATGGTGTAATAAGGAGGAAAATAcgagaaagcagaaagagagaaaaggcgaaagcacgaaagagagagaaaagagagaaagaaagatatagataggtagatcaattgagagaaagagagaaagagagaaagagagaaagagagagagagagagagagagagagagagagagagagagagagagagagagaaagagagaaataggcatCAGGTAAGAAAAGTCGAATATGACGTCATCAAGAAACAAACAGTATTTTCGGGCGAATAATGTCACTTGATGGACTCTTGATAGGAAACTGATAGCCGTTAGATCGGGCTCAAGGAGACCGTTTCTCTCATGTGCCAGAGTGTTTatcatccatatgtatatacatattcacatagaTGTATAAACGTGAATATAtcaatacatgtgtatacatatatatgtatatatgtatatgtatatgtatgtatgtctatgtgtgtgtatatatatatatatatatatatatatatatatatatatataatatatatattatatatatatatatgtggtgtgtgtgtgtgtgtgtgtgtgtgtgtgtgtgtgtgtgtgtgtgtgttgtgttgtggttgtgtgtgtgtgtgtgtgtacgtatatatgtatatatatatatatatatatatatatatatatatatatatatatatatatatatatatatatatatataatggtgtgtgtgtggtggtgtgtggtggtgtgtgtgagtgtgtgcatatatatatatatatatatatatatatatatatatatattatatatatatatgtaaacatatatatacataaataaatatatatacatataagtgtatatgcatatatatatatatatattatatatatatatatatatatatgtaaacatatatatacataaataaatatatatacatatatatatattatgtatattatataatattatatactatatatatatatatatatatatatatatatatatatatatatatatgtgtgtgtgtgtgtgtgtgtgtgtgtgtgtgtgtgtgtgtgtgtgtgtgtgtgtgtgtgtgtgtgtgtgtatatatatatatatattatatatatatatatatatatatatatatgtaaacatatatactaaataaatatatatactataagtgtatatgcatatatatatatatatatatatatatatatatatatatatatatatatatatatatatatatatatagatagatagatagatagatagttagatagatagatgtgtgtatgtgcgtgtgtttgtgtgtgtgtgtgtgcgtgtgcttatatatacgtgtgtgtgcatatgtatgtatgtatgtatgtatgcatatatatatatatatatatatatatatatttatttatatatatatacatatatattatatatatatatatatatatatatatatatatatatatatatatatatatattgtgtgtgtttgtgtgtgtgtgtgtgtgtgtgtgtgtgtgtgtggtatgtgtgtgtgtgtgtgtgtgtgtgtgtgtggtgtgtgtgtgtgtgtgtgtgtgtgtgtgtgtgtgtgttgtgagtgtgtgcgtgtgtgtgtgtgtgtgtgtgtgtgcatgtgtgtaggtatagatatatatgttatacatatcatatatatatattatatatacatatatatatatatatatatatatatatatatatatatatatatatatatatataatatatatattatatatatacacacacacacacatacacacacacacacacacacacacacacacacacacacacacacacacacacatattcatacatatatacatatgtatgtatatgtgtatatgtatatatattatatacaaatatacgtatatatataagtatatatatagacaggtatatctgtgtatatgtatatatacatatgcatatatatgtatagatataatgtatacgcacacacacacttatatataaaggtatatatgtgtgtgaacatatatgtatgtatatatatatatatatatatatatatatatatatatatatatatatatatatatatatatatgtatgtatatatacatgtatgcatatatacatatatacaggtatatatgtgtatatgtgtatatatgtacatgtgtgcgtatgtatgtatgtgtatatataatacatatacctatacataatgtatatatatatacataagacatatatacatatgtgtgtatatataatgtatatacatacatacaaacaaacatatatatatatatatatatatatatatatatatatatatatatatatatatatatatatatatatatataatatacggctccctatatatacaaatgcacacacggagagagagagttagagagagagagagagagagagagagagagagagagagagagagagagaagagagagagagagagagagagagactgtatgtGCAGTAGCCATTAGAGGACTTTCTAATGATTTTGAGGAGACGCATTCACTTGCAATCTTTAAtactttgtaaaaataatatcagtcCATTCAGAGCCAGTGGTTTGCACTGTATAATAGTTAGTTTACAATCAAGGCTCTAAACGCTATCACGGCAATAGCAATTAACGTTGAAGCAGAGTAAATAAAAATCAGTGAGAAAGATTCTTAATTTGATATCTATCTGATAATGTGCTGAATAGAGTTTttgtaattaaataatacaatagTTTGTAGTACTCCTTTCTGCGAACTTAGTAATAGATATCCAGCTTTTAATTATTCATGTTTAATCTACTGCATTCAAGAAGTTCTACCCGTATTTTATACTAACATAAAGCAGTTACTAATATACCGGTATAACAGCGCCTTGTGTTTTGGTCGCAACAGGTGTTATTCAGGAGTACGCATTCAACAAGTGGCACTGAGGATAGTTCACTCGGGTATATATCATTCAGTAATATCTGCTGAACAGTGGGGTAATAAAGAACAATCTTTTGATTTACAAGAATAGGCATAGACAAAAGTCCAAACTTATCAGTGAAGCCTCGAAATACTTCATCTCGGACTGAACTATTTGGGGCCTCGAAATTGGAAACGACACCCGCCTGACAGGATTCTAGACGGGGGAAGGGTTGTGTGCACAGAGCCTTCCTCGTCTCTCTACCCTCAGCTCCATGTTAGTCCCAGATATTAAATCAAACGATGGTCCATAAAATGTTGAGTTCATTTCGGTAAGTCTGCCTACGTTGTTTAACACTGTCCGTGTTAACTTCATTGGGTTCACTTTAATGTAGATAACAGCATAACTTCTTTCTTAAGATGACTATTGTCCGTATGTACCCAAAGAAAAATGGACATAGAATCGAAACAACCTTTGACTGACTTGACACGTAAACATACCTGGCGAGAAAGACCGCGGGAAGGTCGTCAGACGAAGATCAGGCGGGAAATGTGAAGTACGACTACGGTAGGTCCACAAACACTGTCGTCTTCTTGCACACCTCACTTCTACTCTACCTGGCCTTCCTATCGCAGTCCTTCTGAGCAATCAACGTTGGCTTGATGGCGCGAAACCTTCCTTTACAAGCAAGTTTCCTCCGACTCCCACATACGACTTTTGACCAATCCCGCGCGCCGTTGATCCAACAGCCAATCCCAGAAGCTCTCAAGGGTGCCGTCGGCCAATAGGAACGGGCCACCGCGATATCGTCATCGGAGTGGGCGGTTCGTCTGGACTCCTTCGGATATCTGTCACCCATTTGTAATAGGCATGCGTTGGCATAAAAAAATCCGTTGCTTATTATCTGGTGGTACATGCGAAGGCGTGATCATGTTGCGTGTAATTTTagaccaaaagagaaaaaaggcaaatgcCTGATCTCACGTGCCGGTGGAATGGACACATAATATCTCGGTGCCCACGCCATCACTTCTCCAGATGCAGCTCTGCAAGTAATTTGCTTTATATTCTCCGACTTACTATATGCATATCTTTTGGGAGAGTCTTTGTAAATGGGTTCATTTTAAACTAAGGGTATCCCACGCATGTTCGTGGGAAGACAAGAAGcacatgtatataggtgtatactTTTACCATATACTTAGAGGTTTTAATCAGTGTGTGAACTTTCGCCGTAGTATGGTCAGCAGAAATTGTTTCGTTGTATTTGTTGTATTGATGCCActtgataccaataacaataaatgatgagtaGATAAGTTAATAGAAGTTACAAtggaaaatagatattatattacacTCATATAcacgctctctcacacacatatacatatgcacacacacacacacacacacacacacacacacacacacacacacacacacacacacacacacacacacacatatatatatatatatatatatatatatatatatatatatatatatatgtgtatatatatatatatatatatatatatatatatatatatatatatatatacatacacacacacacacacacacacaccacacacacacacacacacacacatatatatatatatatatatatatatatatatatatatatatatatatatatatattatatatatatatatatatatatatatatatatatatatatatatatgtgtgtgtgtgtgtgtgttgtgtgtgtgtgtgtgtctgtgtgtgtgtgtgcggtggccgaatggttagagcgtcggactcaagactgtgacgacggcaatctgaattcgagggttcaagtcaccgaccgccacgttgttcccttgggcaaagaacttcaccttgattgcctacctagccactgggtggccaaagccagcccaagtcaagtgctggtcccaagcccggataaatagagagaatgattacctaaataggtaccaccggcaccctccgtggaaaggaactggggaccctaccacatactcactccaagagcatcacaacatgaaaaactacaattaagtatcatgctgtgaccacggcggttcagacatgaacctaccgttaaaagaagaaatatatgtgtgtgtgtgtgtgtgtgtgtgtattacatttttttccatatacaaatatgtgtatgtatgtctatatgtatgtacatatacatactgcaaatttatcatcatcattattatcagtagtagtaacaatggtagtaattacagtgttactattgtcattattattaccatcgttatttcaGAACTTTTCcgctttttatatcatttcactAAATACTCTTTATCTTGACATAAATGGTTTAGATAAAGTACTGAACTTCCTccactattttctatatattttcctttccttgatTAAGCATTTAATTGtcatcttttgcctttttttttgcatttgtatttcatttgtatttcgTTTCAAATCATGAGATCATGTTACCTTCAGATAAGGATTATAGAACAATCAGCAGTTATTTGGAAACTTTAACTTCAACCTAATCTTCCGAAAATAAAGTATTTCAATATATGTATCTcgtatatcattatcgtcaccatcagtaatgttattagtaatgattaatgatggtgattgttgctatcaccattatcattatcacgcgaacctcttttttccttctctctgctaGTCATATTCGAGAAAGAAGTTGTTTTTCTTCTGCATTTTCTGGtgcatttttttggtgttttgaat
Proteins encoded in this window:
- the LOC119578718 gene encoding uncharacterized protein LOC119578718 codes for the protein MVVSTWACLGLLTVGLCMGAALPARILLPFNLEYDAEPAWTLDTYGDPAGLTDAVGKTLGLHLPPRPDAAKLLDTAQDLHSSHSLQQPAQAFGGAHGDAEEMLGEVGFLPDMHKLRPSKRYLGIELPDYIASKKELGKLKEKMLNSGK